A DNA window from Bradyrhizobium barranii subsp. barranii contains the following coding sequences:
- a CDS encoding DUF2336 domain-containing protein, producing MNGAKSLLQDLDDAIARGTDESRAKALWHATDILITGRYSDDEISMFGEVIGRLADEIEVAARAQLSELMSACDHAPLNVIEKLALDDEIDVAGPVLRDSARIDEKMLVQSAMTKGQAHLLAIAQRKSIGEAVTDVLVKRGDQAVVTSVATNEGARFSGSGLLHMVRRAEGDSILAEQLGLRKDVPRHIFQQLISKASEDVRRRLEHERPEMMAQIQSSVTDVTGDLQSKFGPSSRSYFVAKRVVTTQYRQGNLNQDSISNYARQHRFDEVQIGLSLLSSLPVDVIERAMMDRNREILLVLCKALDFSWDTTMSLLFLGAKDHLITARELHDSEREFGKLKIETSRSILKFYQSRKTGAGADTGRQPELQVH from the coding sequence ATGAACGGGGCGAAATCGCTTCTGCAGGATCTGGACGACGCGATCGCGCGCGGCACCGACGAGAGCCGGGCGAAGGCGTTGTGGCATGCGACCGACATCCTGATCACCGGCCGCTACAGCGACGACGAGATCAGCATGTTCGGCGAGGTCATCGGGCGGCTCGCCGACGAGATCGAGGTCGCCGCGCGGGCGCAGCTCTCCGAGCTGATGTCGGCCTGCGACCACGCTCCGCTCAATGTCATCGAAAAGCTCGCCCTCGACGACGAGATCGACGTGGCCGGTCCCGTGCTGCGCGACTCCGCTCGTATCGACGAGAAGATGCTGGTCCAGAGCGCCATGACCAAGGGCCAGGCGCATCTGCTTGCGATCGCCCAGCGCAAGTCGATCGGCGAAGCCGTCACCGACGTGCTGGTCAAGCGCGGCGACCAGGCGGTCGTGACCTCCGTCGCAACGAACGAGGGCGCGCGCTTCTCGGGCTCGGGCCTGCTGCACATGGTCCGGCGCGCGGAGGGCGACTCGATCCTCGCCGAGCAGCTCGGCCTGCGCAAGGACGTGCCGCGCCACATCTTCCAGCAGCTCATTTCCAAGGCGTCGGAAGACGTCCGCCGCCGCCTCGAGCACGAGCGGCCCGAGATGATGGCGCAGATCCAGAGCTCGGTGACCGACGTCACCGGCGATCTGCAGTCCAAGTTCGGTCCGTCCTCGCGCAGCTATTTCGTCGCCAAGCGCGTGGTGACGACGCAGTACCGCCAGGGCAACCTCAACCAGGACTCGATCTCGAACTATGCGCGCCAGCACCGTTTCGACGAGGTGCAGATCGGTCTGTCGCTGTTGTCGTCGCTTCCGGTCGACGTGATCGAGCGCGCGATGATGGACCGCAATCGCGAGATACTTCTGGTGCTGTGCAAGGCGCTCGACTTCTCGTGGGACACGACCATGTCGCTGCTGTTCCTCGGCGCCAAGGATCATCTGATCACGGCGCGCGAGCTTCATGACAGCGAGCGCGAGTTCGGCAAGCTCAAGATCGAGACGTCGCGCAGCATTCTGAAGTTCTACCAGTCGCGCAAGACCGGCGCGGGTGCCGATACGGGCCGTCAGCCCGAACTCCAGGTGCACTGA
- a CDS encoding AsmA family protein — MQTTLLGLAIAFIIALLTALIGPYFIDWNQFRPQFEAEAGTIMGVPVRVAGELDARLLPAPTLRLRSVTFGGNNDLGRLRADKLDVEFSLSSLMRGEWRATELTVNGMAVDLGLDAKGRVDLPSTASGTFNLASLAIERLNLTGRIALHDAASRSTLELNDITFSGDVRSLAGSVRGDGSFTATGVRYPFRVSSGPSADGSATRLHLNIDPGERAILADLEGVLAFDNRLPKFDGALTLAVPPVKKAGTAGPTPWKLTAKLKADPAGAKFDQIDASFGAEDNALKFGGVGDVRFGASPLLRAVLSARQVDADKLAGKDDAEPQRVLPALRAGLAAIPQAPMPAQIEFNSDQIMLGGRPLQNITAELQTDGRSWTFQRLELRAPGMTQLSLNGATPGADSFSGRLSVESSDPDTLVAWLQGRSEINRRSTRPLRLAGDVTIAANHLAVDRLKAEIEGGAVEGRIAFVQTGASKGSRIDAELKADRLDLDAAASFVRALAGPQGEWPEEARLALDVGRAMSAGQELRPFTAKLGYGPAALSLEQLRFGQASGVTTEASGSFDRVHATGKLALKSSANSLRELTALLEPIAPSVRARFDAIPSLPGATRLKLDLSLDKNADHADRNDARAVLDLDAPQLKATATLAGQTPVAAVNGIDIDRLRNSDFTLDSKISTPKAGALLALLGLDRVAAAGEGPSQFEGRLSGAWRRPLQLNAKLSGGGLDADAQGSIELSDPNSSQPKASVNLRVRNANLAPLFGTSPTDRSVQSVNLSSRVGLSGNRLTFDDLDSSAAGSHLRGHLAVTLDQEKSVDGEIGLDALDLAPAFAMAIGAAGRDAGDPLSAGLLGGWRGRIAFQALRGTLPDGIELRPVGGTIRSDGQSLALDALKGGVGGGEMSASFDARNGANGVALNARIELRNVDAAALRYRDLALPKGRASVQMALTSQGRSVAALTGALAGNGTVTLEAAEISGLNPRAFEIAIRASDGGQVADDNRLRQLVEPALSAGAIAVASAQIPFTIRDGRLRVGATPLEAKNARAIVSGGYDIPADQADIRASLTPIMTGLSGAPPEIQLFAAGPPDRLNRTVDLAPLSSWLAVRTIDRETRRLDAIERGEPPPATAALPTLVSPDPVPEPSLTDVPLPGRDPRRAPPKPKAAPTPKAPLAAPAAPSPPLTSPPLASQQIAPLPPPIEVRPAPGPPPAKPKPKPPLVLTPSNP, encoded by the coding sequence GTGCAGACGACGCTGCTCGGATTGGCGATTGCCTTCATCATTGCGCTGCTGACCGCGCTGATCGGGCCTTACTTCATCGACTGGAACCAGTTCAGGCCCCAGTTCGAGGCGGAGGCGGGCACGATCATGGGCGTGCCGGTGCGGGTGGCGGGCGAGCTGGATGCGCGGCTGCTGCCGGCGCCGACGCTGCGGCTGCGCTCGGTGACCTTCGGCGGCAACAACGATCTCGGCCGCCTGCGCGCCGACAAGCTCGACGTCGAGTTCAGCCTGAGCTCGCTGATGCGCGGCGAATGGCGCGCCACCGAGCTGACCGTCAACGGCATGGCGGTGGATCTCGGCCTGGATGCCAAGGGGCGGGTCGATTTGCCGTCCACCGCGAGCGGCACCTTCAATCTGGCCTCGCTTGCGATCGAACGCCTGAACCTCACCGGCCGCATCGCCCTGCACGATGCCGCCAGCCGCTCGACGCTGGAATTGAACGACATCACCTTTTCCGGCGACGTGCGCTCGCTGGCCGGCTCGGTCCGCGGCGACGGCAGTTTCACCGCCACTGGGGTGCGCTATCCGTTCCGCGTCTCCTCCGGGCCGAGCGCCGACGGCAGCGCCACCCGTCTCCACCTCAACATCGATCCCGGCGAGCGTGCGATCTTGGCCGATCTCGAAGGCGTGCTCGCCTTCGACAACCGCCTGCCGAAATTTGACGGCGCGCTGACGCTCGCCGTGCCCCCGGTCAAGAAGGCGGGCACGGCGGGGCCGACACCCTGGAAGCTCACGGCAAAGCTCAAGGCCGATCCGGCCGGCGCCAAATTCGATCAGATCGATGCGAGCTTCGGCGCCGAGGACAATGCGCTCAAGTTTGGCGGTGTCGGCGATGTCAGGTTCGGCGCCTCGCCGCTGCTGCGCGCGGTGCTGTCGGCGCGCCAGGTCGATGCCGACAAGCTGGCGGGCAAGGACGATGCCGAGCCGCAGCGCGTCCTGCCGGCGCTGCGCGCGGGCCTTGCGGCGATCCCACAGGCGCCGATGCCGGCGCAGATCGAGTTCAACTCCGACCAGATCATGCTGGGCGGGCGTCCGCTCCAGAACATCACGGCGGAGCTTCAGACCGACGGAAGGTCCTGGACTTTCCAGCGGCTCGAGCTGCGCGCACCCGGCATGACGCAGCTCTCGCTCAACGGCGCAACGCCCGGCGCCGACAGTTTTAGCGGCCGTCTCAGCGTCGAGTCGTCCGATCCCGATACGCTGGTGGCGTGGCTCCAGGGTCGCAGCGAGATCAACCGCCGCAGCACGCGGCCGCTGCGCCTTGCTGGCGACGTGACCATCGCCGCCAACCATCTCGCCGTCGACAGGTTGAAGGCCGAGATCGAGGGCGGCGCGGTGGAGGGCCGCATCGCCTTCGTCCAGACCGGCGCGAGCAAGGGCTCGCGGATCGACGCCGAGCTCAAGGCCGACCGTCTCGACCTCGATGCCGCCGCAAGCTTCGTGCGCGCGCTCGCGGGGCCGCAGGGCGAATGGCCGGAGGAAGCCAGGCTCGCGCTCGATGTCGGCCGCGCGATGTCGGCCGGACAGGAGCTGCGGCCGTTCACGGCAAAACTCGGCTACGGCCCGGCGGCGCTGTCGCTGGAACAGTTGCGGTTTGGTCAGGCGAGCGGCGTGACCACCGAAGCGAGCGGCAGCTTCGACCGCGTTCACGCCACCGGCAAGCTCGCGCTGAAATCCTCGGCCAATTCGCTGCGTGAGCTCACCGCCCTGCTCGAGCCGATTGCGCCTTCGGTGCGCGCACGGTTCGACGCCATCCCGTCATTGCCCGGTGCGACGCGGTTGAAGCTCGACCTCAGCCTCGACAAGAACGCCGACCATGCCGATCGCAACGACGCGCGCGCCGTGCTCGATCTCGATGCGCCGCAGCTCAAGGCCACCGCGACGCTGGCCGGGCAGACGCCGGTCGCGGCGGTCAACGGCATCGACATCGACCGCTTGCGCAACAGCGACTTCACGCTGGACTCGAAAATTTCGACGCCGAAGGCGGGCGCATTGCTGGCGCTGCTGGGCCTCGATCGCGTCGCCGCCGCGGGCGAGGGCCCCTCGCAGTTCGAAGGCCGGTTGAGCGGCGCGTGGCGCCGGCCGTTGCAGTTGAACGCAAAGCTCAGTGGCGGCGGGCTGGATGCGGATGCGCAAGGCAGCATCGAATTGTCGGACCCCAATTCGTCCCAGCCGAAGGCCAGCGTGAATTTGCGCGTGCGCAATGCCAATCTGGCGCCGCTGTTCGGGACCAGTCCAACCGACAGATCGGTGCAGAGCGTCAACCTGTCCTCGCGCGTCGGCCTCTCCGGCAACCGCCTGACCTTCGACGATCTCGACAGCAGCGCGGCCGGCTCGCATCTGCGCGGGCATCTCGCGGTGACGCTCGATCAGGAGAAGAGCGTCGATGGCGAAATCGGCCTCGACGCGCTCGATCTTGCGCCGGCGTTCGCAATGGCCATCGGCGCCGCCGGACGTGATGCCGGCGATCCCCTGAGTGCGGGGCTGCTCGGCGGTTGGCGTGGCCGCATCGCCTTCCAGGCTTTACGCGGCACCTTGCCTGACGGCATCGAGCTGCGCCCCGTCGGCGGCACGATCCGTAGCGACGGCCAGTCGCTCGCGCTCGACGCGCTCAAGGGCGGGGTCGGCGGCGGTGAGATGTCGGCGAGCTTCGACGCGCGCAACGGTGCCAATGGCGTTGCGCTGAACGCGCGTATCGAGCTGCGCAATGTCGATGCGGCGGCGCTGCGCTACCGCGATCTCGCATTGCCCAAGGGACGCGCCTCGGTGCAGATGGCCCTGACCAGCCAGGGCCGCAGCGTTGCGGCGTTGACCGGTGCGCTCGCCGGCAATGGCACGGTGACGCTCGAGGCCGCGGAAATCAGCGGCCTCAATCCGCGTGCCTTTGAGATCGCCATCCGCGCCAGCGACGGCGGCCAGGTCGCCGACGACAACAGGCTGCGGCAGCTCGTCGAGCCCGCGCTGTCGGCTGGTGCGATCGCGGTCGCCTCGGCGCAGATCCCGTTCACGATCCGCGACGGGCGCCTGCGCGTCGGCGCGACACCGCTGGAGGCCAAGAACGCGCGGGCCATTGTCTCGGGCGGCTACGACATTCCCGCCGACCAGGCCGACATCCGCGCCAGCCTGACGCCGATCATGACCGGACTTTCGGGCGCGCCGCCGGAGATCCAGTTGTTCGCGGCGGGTCCCCCCGACAGGCTCAACCGCACCGTCGATCTCGCGCCGCTGTCGTCATGGCTCGCGGTGCGCACGATCGATCGCGAGACGCGCCGGCTGGATGCGATCGAGCGCGGCGAGCCGCCGCCGGCGACCGCGGCGCTGCCGACGCTGGTCTCGCCCGATCCGGTGCCCGAGCCGTCGCTGACCGACGTGCCGTTGCCCGGCCGCGATCCGCGCCGCGCGCCGCCGAAGCCAAAGGCCGCGCCGACGCCGAAGGCGCCGCTGGCCGCCCCTGCAGCGCCAAGTCCTCCACTTACAAGCCCGCCGCTCGCGAGCCAGCAGATCGCCCCGCTGCCGCCGCCGATCGAGGTGAGGCCGGCGCCGGGCCCGCCGCCCGCAAAACCCAAGCCGAAGCCACCGCTGGTGCTGACGCCGTCGAATCCGTGA
- a CDS encoding cytochrome P450, with protein sequence MNEQVQPAGGPLFNPLSPDFIRDPYPHYDRLRTIEPIHVTPFGQFVASRHADVSLVMRDKRFGKDFVERSKRRYSPAIMDEPVFRSMSHWMLQSDPPDHTRLRGLVVKAFTARRVEDMRPRIQEIVDQAIDAVIERGHMDLIEDFAFRLPVTIICDMLGIPEDHRETFYNSSRDGGRLLDPVPLTPEEIAKGNAGNRMAQMYFQQLFELRRRNPGDDLTTQLVQAEEDGHKLTNEELTANIILLFGAGHETTVNLIGNGLLALHRNPDQLALLKARPELMVNAIEEFLRYDSSVQMTGRVALEDIADLGGKSIPKGETVLCLLGSANRDPAVYPDRPDQLDVTRPNVKPLSFGGGIHFCLGAQLARIEAEIAIATLLRRLPDLRIDDVENPEWRPTFVLRGLKRLPASW encoded by the coding sequence ATGAACGAGCAAGTGCAACCCGCAGGCGGACCGCTGTTCAATCCGCTGTCGCCGGACTTCATCCGCGATCCCTATCCGCATTACGACCGGCTGCGCACGATCGAGCCGATCCATGTGACGCCTTTCGGCCAGTTCGTCGCCAGCCGCCACGCCGACGTCAGCTTGGTGATGCGCGACAAGCGCTTCGGCAAGGACTTTGTCGAGCGCTCCAAGCGCCGCTACAGCCCTGCCATCATGGACGAGCCGGTATTCCGCAGCATGAGCCACTGGATGCTGCAATCCGATCCGCCCGACCACACCCGCCTGCGCGGCCTCGTCGTGAAAGCCTTCACCGCCCGCCGCGTCGAGGACATGCGGCCGCGGATCCAGGAGATCGTCGACCAGGCCATCGATGCCGTGATCGAGCGCGGCCACATGGACCTGATCGAGGATTTCGCCTTCCGCCTGCCTGTCACCATCATCTGCGACATGCTCGGAATCCCCGAGGATCATCGCGAGACCTTCTACAACAGCTCGCGCGATGGCGGGCGGCTGCTCGACCCCGTGCCGCTGACGCCGGAGGAGATCGCGAAGGGCAACGCCGGCAACCGGATGGCGCAGATGTATTTCCAGCAGCTGTTCGAGCTGCGCCGCCGCAATCCCGGCGACGATCTCACCACCCAGCTGGTGCAGGCCGAGGAAGACGGCCACAAGCTCACCAACGAGGAATTGACCGCCAACATCATCCTGCTGTTCGGCGCCGGCCACGAGACCACCGTCAATCTGATCGGAAACGGCCTGCTCGCGCTGCACCGCAATCCGGATCAGCTCGCGCTCCTGAAGGCGCGGCCCGAGTTGATGGTCAACGCGATCGAGGAATTCTTGCGCTACGATTCCTCGGTGCAGATGACCGGGCGCGTGGCGCTGGAGGACATTGCGGATCTCGGCGGCAAGAGTATCCCGAAGGGTGAGACCGTGCTGTGCCTGCTCGGCTCGGCCAACCGCGATCCGGCGGTCTACCCTGATCGCCCCGACCAGCTCGACGTCACCCGGCCCAACGTCAAGCCGCTGTCGTTCGGCGGCGGCATCCATTTCTGCCTGGGCGCCCAATTGGCGCGCATCGAGGCCGAAATCGCCATCGCGACGCTGTTGCGGCGGCTGCCGGATCTGCGCATCGACGACGTCGAGAACCCGGAATGGCGGCCGACCTTCGTGCTGCGCGGCCTGAAACGCCTGCCGGCAAGCTGGTGA
- a CDS encoding TetR/AcrR family transcriptional regulator codes for MSRLRTRPTRDDTRDKLFEAAARVFEADGIGGASIEAIAAAAGFTRGAFYSNFKSKDELIIAMLEDHVEQSIRRNLDILAQHDNLDDFIAALKTMDRSRQDPLGRSPLLHMEMILFVARAEKRRPELAKRLRARRKLVADIVEATLKSNGRNDTLNPPWMASVVLALEDGFRLHRLIDPETTPADSFLRAITDLRRRTGLSSN; via the coding sequence ATGTCAAGGCTGAGAACCAGGCCGACCAGGGACGACACGCGCGACAAACTGTTCGAGGCAGCCGCGCGCGTGTTCGAGGCGGACGGCATCGGCGGCGCCAGCATCGAGGCGATCGCGGCCGCCGCGGGCTTCACCCGCGGCGCATTCTATTCCAACTTCAAGAGCAAAGACGAATTGATCATCGCCATGCTCGAGGATCATGTCGAGCAGTCGATCCGGCGCAACCTCGACATCCTCGCGCAGCACGACAATCTCGACGATTTCATCGCGGCGCTGAAGACGATGGATCGCAGCCGGCAAGACCCGCTCGGCCGCTCGCCCCTCCTGCACATGGAGATGATCCTGTTCGTCGCGCGCGCCGAGAAACGCCGCCCGGAGCTTGCCAAGCGGCTGCGCGCGCGGCGCAAGCTGGTGGCCGACATCGTCGAGGCCACGTTGAAGAGCAACGGCAGGAACGATACGCTGAATCCGCCGTGGATGGCCTCCGTCGTGCTGGCGCTGGAAGACGGCTTTCGCCTGCACCGCCTGATCGATCCGGAGACGACGCCGGCCGACAGTTTTCTGCGCGCGATCACGGATTTAAGGCGCAGGACCGGATTGTCGTCGAACTAG
- a CDS encoding NAD(P)/FAD-dependent oxidoreductase, which translates to MRLLIIGAGFAGMYAALSAARLRDIQGVSPEELEIALIAPEPTLVVRPRLYEPNPETLTAPLLDVLKAIDVDYIQGSAETVNTEALTVQISTPKGTRKTLSYDRLVIATGSRLFRPNIPGLAEHGFSVDSLDDAVALDKHLHGLADRPAVNGRDTVVVAGGGFTGIEAATELPARLRAIFGQNARTRVIIVERNGAIAPDMGEGSRPVIEQALRKLGVETRLGTGVASLDKSGVTLSTGEHIETETVVWAAGIRAAPLTAQIPAERDNFGRLLVDRDLRVPGIAGVFATGDAARAACDDEGNYALMSCQHATRMGAFAGNNAAAELLRVPTRPYHQKAYVTCLDLGEAGALFTRGWERKVEMVGDVAKKTKQEINTVWIYPPRAERAAALASADPERVTSL; encoded by the coding sequence ATGCGACTGCTCATCATTGGCGCCGGCTTCGCCGGCATGTACGCCGCCCTCTCCGCCGCCCGCCTGCGCGACATTCAGGGCGTCTCGCCGGAAGAGCTCGAGATCGCGCTGATCGCACCCGAGCCGACGCTGGTGGTCCGCCCTCGGCTCTATGAGCCGAATCCGGAAACCCTGACGGCGCCGTTGCTCGATGTCCTCAAGGCGATCGACGTCGATTACATCCAGGGGAGCGCTGAGACTGTCAACACCGAGGCGCTGACGGTGCAGATCTCGACTCCCAAAGGCACCCGCAAGACCCTGTCCTACGACCGCCTGGTGATCGCTACCGGCAGCCGCCTCTTCCGACCCAACATTCCCGGCCTTGCCGAGCACGGCTTCAGCGTCGACTCGCTCGACGATGCGGTTGCCCTCGACAAGCATCTGCATGGCCTCGCCGACCGGCCGGCCGTCAATGGACGTGACACGGTCGTGGTCGCCGGCGGCGGCTTCACCGGCATCGAGGCGGCGACCGAGCTGCCCGCGCGCCTGCGCGCCATCTTCGGCCAAAACGCCAGAACGCGCGTGATCATCGTCGAGCGTAACGGCGCAATCGCTCCCGACATGGGCGAAGGCTCCCGCCCGGTCATCGAGCAAGCGCTGCGCAAGCTCGGCGTGGAGACAAGGCTCGGCACCGGCGTTGCCTCGCTCGACAAATCCGGCGTGACGCTGTCGACCGGCGAACACATCGAAACCGAGACGGTGGTCTGGGCAGCCGGTATTCGCGCCGCGCCCCTGACAGCGCAGATTCCCGCCGAGCGCGACAATTTCGGCCGGCTGCTGGTGGACCGCGATCTGCGCGTGCCCGGCATCGCGGGCGTCTTCGCCACCGGCGATGCCGCGCGGGCCGCATGCGACGACGAGGGCAATTACGCGCTGATGTCGTGCCAGCACGCCACGCGGATGGGCGCGTTTGCCGGCAACAATGCGGCAGCCGAACTCCTGCGCGTCCCGACCAGGCCGTATCACCAGAAGGCCTACGTCACCTGCCTCGATCTCGGCGAAGCCGGCGCGCTGTTCACGCGCGGCTGGGAGCGCAAGGTCGAGATGGTCGGCGACGTCGCCAAGAAGACCAAGCAGGAGATCAACACGGTCTGGATCTACCCGCCCCGCGCCGAGCGTGCCGCAGCGCTCGCGTCGGCCGATCCGGAGCGTGTGACGAGCCTCTAG
- a CDS encoding MFS transporter: MRLPFFYGWVVVAVTFVTMAIGVNARTAFSLFFPPIISEFGWERGVTAGAFSFGFVVSGIVSPLIGRLMDRAGPRAVMELGVVLMGGGLLLAPLTSTPWHLYVTIGVMVGAGSVCLGYSGQSLFLPNWFIRKRGFAIGVAFAGVGIGSVTLLPWVQHMIEETGWRTACTAMGLLILVVLAPINLFLHKRPEDIGLQPDGDATPAAGAATPVSNIVDPVWVGTDWTLKRAVATARFWWIALGYFSGLYIWYAVQVHQTKFLLDIGFSPGVAVWALGIVSLLGIPGQILLGHVSDRIGREWVWAISCAGFAICFAALMALKFQPSLWLVYVMVFAQGALGYGLTSIMGAVVFEIFQGRHQGSIFGTIMLAALAGGAAGPWLTGFLYDRTGDYTLAFAIAMVVSGLSALSVWQAAPRKVRAVAGRLHKLKPTSAAE; the protein is encoded by the coding sequence ATGCGGCTTCCGTTCTTCTACGGCTGGGTCGTGGTCGCGGTGACCTTCGTGACCATGGCGATCGGCGTCAACGCGCGCACCGCGTTTTCGCTGTTCTTTCCTCCCATCATCTCCGAATTCGGCTGGGAACGCGGCGTCACTGCCGGCGCGTTCTCCTTCGGCTTCGTCGTGTCGGGCATCGTCAGCCCGCTAATCGGCCGCCTGATGGATCGCGCCGGCCCGCGCGCGGTGATGGAGCTCGGTGTCGTGCTGATGGGCGGCGGACTGCTGCTCGCGCCGCTCACCAGCACGCCCTGGCATCTCTACGTGACCATCGGCGTCATGGTCGGCGCCGGCTCGGTGTGTCTCGGCTATTCCGGCCAATCGCTGTTCCTGCCGAACTGGTTCATCCGCAAGCGCGGCTTCGCCATCGGGGTTGCCTTTGCCGGCGTCGGCATCGGCTCGGTGACGCTGCTGCCCTGGGTGCAGCACATGATCGAAGAGACCGGCTGGCGCACCGCCTGTACCGCGATGGGACTGCTCATCCTCGTCGTGCTGGCGCCGATCAATCTGTTCCTGCACAAGCGGCCCGAAGACATCGGCCTCCAGCCGGACGGCGATGCCACGCCGGCGGCGGGCGCGGCGACACCGGTCTCCAACATCGTCGATCCCGTCTGGGTCGGCACCGACTGGACGCTCAAGCGGGCGGTTGCGACCGCGCGCTTCTGGTGGATCGCGCTCGGCTATTTCAGCGGCTTGTACATCTGGTACGCGGTGCAGGTGCACCAGACCAAATTCCTGCTCGACATCGGCTTCAGCCCCGGTGTCGCGGTATGGGCGCTCGGCATCGTCAGCCTGCTCGGCATTCCCGGCCAGATCCTGCTCGGCCACGTCTCCGACCGGATCGGGCGGGAATGGGTATGGGCGATCAGCTGCGCAGGCTTTGCGATCTGTTTCGCGGCGCTGATGGCGCTGAAATTCCAGCCGTCGCTGTGGCTGGTCTATGTCATGGTGTTCGCGCAAGGCGCGCTCGGCTACGGCCTCACCTCGATCATGGGCGCGGTGGTGTTCGAGATCTTCCAGGGCAGGCACCAGGGCAGCATTTTTGGAACGATCATGCTGGCGGCCCTGGCCGGCGGCGCGGCGGGTCCCTGGCTCACGGGTTTTCTCTATGATCGCACCGGCGACTACACGCTCGCCTTCGCCATCGCCATGGTCGTGAGTGGACTGTCGGCGCTCTCGGTCTGGCAGGCCGCTCCCCGCAAGGTGCGGGCGGTGGCCGGCCGGCTGCACAAGCTCAAGCCCACAAGCGCGGCCGAATAG